ACATTTGCATATGCTGGCCAGAAAGCACCCCATAGTGTCTCAAGCCTGCCCTCCTCTCTTTGTATCAGTGCAGCACCAGTAAGCAGTGTCTCCAGCCCTTGGTGCAGGGTGCTTCACAGACTCCCTCCGAGCTGGTCACGGGTTTCAGCAGTGCCCTCTCAGTGAAATGAAgctaaaacacattaaaaatgtcattacGACTATTTACTTGACTGTGGGAACAGCTACACCAACCAGCCCTTCCTAACAAATCACCACTAGCTCTCAGCTATGTATAGTACAAACGGTAGCAAGAGAGTGGGAGGATGGGTTGAAGGAGCAGAAATGAGCAGCCAAAGCCTAGGAAATGGTCATAGTATCCAGCTATGAACTCCAGTTGCTCCCTGTAGTCTAACCTCACATTCTCCCCTGCCAGCAATGGCATCCTCAAGGGATAATTGAGGCTTTTTCCTCAGAAGCAGTAAGTTCTTCCTGCCCCACTCTATTACTTTGTCCACAGCCTCTTGAAGATGCTCTGTTGCCTGCCTCAGTGACACCGTTAAGCTATTCAGGATTCAGATCTTAAGGCAAGAGCATGGCAAAGAATCCCAGTATTTACCTCTGGTGACTCTCCTGCCTCCAAGTATGCAGCAGTGATGTAGGCAGCCAAGGGGGCTTCCCCATCCACACCTCCCtacaaaaagcacaaacaaccaaaaacctgGGAAAGTTAATATACAAAGACCTGAAGCCTTTCAGTAAAGGTCCCACCTATTCCTGGCTTGCTCCcacacaggaaagcagaacaatacaggaaagaaaactaaacaatTACGAGTACTTGGCAAGAACTGCTTTGAGTTGTCCTTCAAGGTGCTCTGGGTCCTACCTTCATGGCTGTGTGGAAAAGCTGGCCCACATTTCTGAAGCAGCCATTGGGCAGCTGGTGGAGCTCCAGCCAGGTGAGAGCCATTTGAATGGTCCTGTTGTCCAGAAAAATGTATGGCTTGGCTTGCACAAAGCATTTAACCacaaatgcagtcagcctggttggggagagaacagaaaaaaaggcatgagagagggaagagagaagcagaaagaaatggagtgaatgagagagaaggaagaatgaacTGAAAGAATCTAAGCAGAAgctgatggaaaagaaaaaagtgggaATTTGAAACTGGTGGGTCTCTCCTCACCATTGTTCTGCTATTTGTTGGTTCTAAAAACAGTTCATCCCAGGGACACTTGTATACCCCTGGGATGCCCTAGCCCACAAAACACCTGGAAGAATTTGCATCCAATAGGACAGAAAGGATCCAATGTTGGAAGCAGAAAGCTGCCCACCTCCAGGCTGTCAGACAGCAGGTAGACAGCAGGGAGAGAGTCCATGTCTTACCAAGTATTACCATACTCATCCTTGGTACCAAATTCACTGTAGGAACCATCAGGGTGTTGATACTGCAGCTGTATCTGGTATCCTGGGAAGTGGGACAGGACATTAGTGCTCAGAATGGTATTTGCAGTGAGATCACTGGGCAGGGAATGGGCTGATGTTAACATTACAAGTAGCTGAGTGCCCTGAGGGGAAGGGGACTAGGCAACTAGGTAGATTGGACACAGGAGAGGCAGAGGAACAGGGTGGGTCTGCTGTACTTGCCATTGCGCAGGAATCCTGTAGCCCTCTCCTTGATCTCAGGGGTCAGTTGCCTCGTCTTCTTCAGGTACTGCAGTAAATAGACAACAGGGGCAAACAGCACCATGTTCTGCTCCCCACAGCCATGGGGCATCTGCACCAAGTGATCCATGTTCTGCAGTGCTGTCCCCATGAGGTCACCTGAAACAAAGCGTAGGCAGCCTGACCACCTCTAGGTAGGAGGCTTGGCGATTCGCTTCCTCCTGCCTGCGACCCATTCCCAGCAGTGCAGCAGGCAAGATagccccagcacagcagtgTGGGGGCACCTCCATCCAGTCAGTTTATAAGTTCCACTGTGCCCTCTATATGGGCTCTACGCATTCCCATTCTGGCAGGGGAAGCCCATAAACAGAACATCCTCTTCCTTGCTGAGTGTTTGAGGCTATCTGGAGCCAGGAAACACAGCCACACGCATGAGAAGAACAAGGCAATGGAGCCTTGGAAACCTCAGAAAGGGTGTTGGGGGGTTCTGGATTTGGGCTTTCCTAGGGCTGAACTTAGAGATATGGGATTTGGAAAGGTATTAGCATAGCTGAGTTCCTTACCTGTGACTGAGATTGTGGCTCTGACTGAACCTTCAACCACATTTAGAGGCAACTTCAGGGACACAGACTCCTGTGCTGGATTCCCTGACATCAGCAGGGAAAGATGTGTGGAGaggacaaaaagaaagacatCATGATGAAAACAGCCTTCAAAATCCCCAGAGGTCATTAGAAACTGTTCTATGCTAACAGCCCATTTTCCTGTCACAGAGGTTGCAGGTCACCCCAAAAACCCTGTCCCATTCCACCCTCAACTCCCCCCATCAATCTCACTGCAACTTCATTATCCTAACAGCCTTCCTTCTGAAAAGGTTGAGAGGATCTTCTCTTCTAAGCCTTCTGTGGTCAAAGCCACCTTTGTGCTTTCCTTTACATAAGTTACTCCATCTTGTTTCAGATTTCAGTTGCAGGTATGTCTTCTCAATGCACCTCATGCTCTCAAAATCTGCTAATGGCCCCATCATACACAATAAAATTCAAGATGGGAGCAGCAATCCTAAGTCATGTCCTCCAGCCTCACCATGTTCGGTAGTCCAGTTTTATTACCACAGGAGGAAAAGGCCTCAAGCTCTCACATTAGTATCAGGGACACTGATGTCACATTAGTATCAGGGACACAGGTCCAATCTTTTAAGATTGGACCTCCCCATATCCTTACACAGGCAAAGCTCTAGCTGGCACCATGATTAGAGTTTGCTTCTGTAGGTTGGTCTTgttgacagaaaaatatttaaacaagtGGAAAGACCCAGGAGGTGGTTAGGCAGGAAGTGGGGGATGTGTagtgtgaaagaagaaaacaatctcTCTACCTTTTTTGGGACACAGGATGGAGCTGTGAGCCCTTTCTACCAAGACTCCCTCTGGCTGTTGGAACACAGAAAAGTAGCATTATAATGAGCACACAGGAGAGAAACAGGATTACAAGTGGATTGGAATTAGACATGGACAAAATCCTGGTTCAGGTAGGAATAATATCATTACCATGTAATAATGCAAATTattgttaattattttcatttcagatgagAAAACAGCACACATTTTCAGAATATCATAACTTGTAAATGTCTGTGAGAGCTCAAGAGCAAGGACATAAAAGAGTGTAATATTTAAAGTTTCCTGCAGTATGAAGTGGAGGATACCCCTCCCACATCCATCAGCCCTCTTCGTTAGGCCCAGCGCAGGCCCTGAGATTCTTAATTAGACATCTTTAATAGCAAGGAGTAACTCCCAAAATTAACCTGCACAAAATCTGGGAATTTCACAAACCACACTTTCAGGTCTAGGTAACAGAAAAGCTTGTCTGACCCGGACTAGAAGGAGTTTGGTCATCATGTCTTTCTGTCCTTGATTTGGGACATATGGTATCTCTTCACCACAGAGCTCTTCAGTGGCCACAGCCTCTGTGCTGACGGTGATGTTCATGTGCCCTGAAAATAACACCTGGTTAACAGGGCAAACAACTCCTTGCTCCACGTCAGCTCATACAAAACAGCCCCACCTTGGTCCTATTCCTTCCCAATTCCACCACCCCATCTCCCTGTTCTACTCACCCAGTTGCTCAGCTGTGATGCTCCACTGAAAGGTCTTAGCTTCCTTAGCACATAAGCAGCTGCTGTAGACACAGCCTTTGCATGGCTTCAGCTGGAAGTGATCAAACTCTTCCAGGGTCACTTGGATCTGAAGGTACAGCAGAGATAGTGGTGGTAACAAGATAAACATCACAGGCCATAGATTTGAGCCATCTCATACCCACCCATACCATGCTTTTCTTGCAGAGCCTACAGGGCTCACCTACCTTCATGCATCGCTGCAGGTAGTTGAAGACTGTGGCCTTCAAGAGGAAGGTCTCACCCTTGATCACAGAAGACGGCAGGCTGAGCTCCACAAGGAAGGGCTTGAACACAAGCAGACTGGAGGTTGGAGCAAGTCCAAAGCCATCACGTCCTGTGCAGAACATCCCCACTTTCCATTCTGTGATGGCATTAGGCACAGTGACGGTAATATTCTTGTTTCCACTGGAACTGAGAAGTAGACAGCAACAGAAGCATTTAACTGACTCTTGCTGTACACAGCACCAGGTGACCTGGTCTGCACCGTTCTCTCCAGTGTACCCCACCCCCTAAGCTCAGTCTAACCCCTAACCTCTGCTGAATTTATAGCCCTTGTAGGTCCTTGTAAAAGTAGGAACCCCTTCCTCAGATGCTTATATGAACAGAACATTTTTAACAAGAGGTTACATGGCTGCAAGATGTCATCAATCACACTCAGGGCTTCTCTCAGACAGTGCTTGCCACTAGCACatataaaaatgctttataggtgtcagcatttttattcttcttggCCTAGGGACAGAGAACCAGACACatcagaagagcaacaagactggctCAGCATCTGTAGAACTTAGCAGAAGAGACAGGCTATTCACCTTCCTGTGAGACACTGACATCTTAAAGTGCAATAGGAAGACAGGGCAGAGACTTGGCTTGTGCCCACATCACAGCTTCTGAGAGTAGCAGACTGTTCTGTGGCTGCTACCACAACAAACATAAAAACAGCCCTGGATAAAGCTTATGATACTATTTGACTCAAATAACTGGAGACATTCACTTTTGCCAGGCACATGCAGGAAGGCAACACATACAACATAGAGACGTTTGGTTGCTTAGATCAGGCTAGTGGTGGATAAATCACATAGGAGATAAATCTCCATAAATCACCATCACATAAATCTCACATAGGAGACATCTGCTGCTAGGGAGTGAAGAGTTGGAAGTAGCTGAAAGGGCAGTGGAGATGGGAGAAGGCAGATAGGGGGGCATCTGGCCTGAGCAGACTCCAGTCAAGAAATTCCTAaagtcagaaatgaaaaatctctAAACGGACCCTCAGCACACCCTGTGTACTCCCTGAGCCCTTCGCACAAGACACAGCTCTCAGTACTATAAAGGACTTCTGTGAAGAACAACTTCACCTGCATCCCAAGGATACATCCTGTGAGCACTGTTTAGGAAATGCTGTCCCACAGGGCTACCACAAGCAGGATGCGGGCAGTAAACCAAGCTGGTTTGCTGCACTGCACATGCTTTCCTGTAGTCCCATGCCAGCTATTTCCCATGGATGGACAAAACTTCTATACAATCATCTAGTACTGGAAAATGCATTCAATGCAGACATCAGCTCCAATGAGAAATGGCCTGACAGGTATGAACTCCATGACATACATCCTTAGACACCTTCCTCGGCAGCTTATAATCTAAACCCAGTGTATCTGCTGCCATTCCCCATTACACTAAGCCACCCAGACTAGACGCCTGCTGCTCAGTTTACTCACCCCACAGAATACAAATCCCATATCCAGGTTTTGGGGAAATGCTTGTGTACTTTCTCTTCAGCTGAAGAAACAGGTGAAAACATAGTGGGCTGATACATAGATGCTGTCAGATGCTCTGCTGGAAATAACAAAGCCCCAGTCATAACAAGGTCCTTGGGCCCTGGTTTAGAACAGAGGAGCTTCAGCCCAGCAGGTCATCCAGTCAGCACTTGGCAAgcacagcactggaacagaagGCGCTATCccaattttaaaatctcttgcCTCATTTCAAACAACAGAGGTGCTGTGGACCTTACTTGCATTTGTAGGCATCAAGTGAAGGGCAACCATTCCCTCAGCTCAGAGATAAGAGTTAAGATCCAGACAGCTCACTAATGTTTCAGAGCCAGAAGCCCTGAGCCCCAGGCAGCCTCACACTAGCACAACAGGGAACACTCTCCCTCTTCTATTTACAATTACAGCAAGTACTGCCTCTCCACTCAAACCCAGGATTGCTATCACCTGAAAGAGTACCCCATGTAAGAGGAAACAGTTGATAAATGCTTACTGTTATATGCTTTATGGGGCTGGGCAAACAACAAAATGGGCCTGGAAGTAAACAATGCTCTTTCTTGCAGCATGGTTGTCGATGAAGTGGTTGGACACACTCTGGGCTTCCTGATATTGGTGTTGGTCATAATTTTCAACCCCAtttcctgaaaggaaaaagaaaaagaaacacacaaaccTTGATGCACCAAAAGCTCTCTATCCTCTGCCTTTTTGTCCATCACCCAATGGGGACTTGCCTGTCCTCTGGCTTGGCAAAgtatttttttgcttcattttgaaGTGGAATTATTCAGGTCCTCAGTAATGAGCAAACAAGGTCTTCTGAGCTAAGTCATCTGGCCTGAGTTAAccgaatttattttttttcaaacacatggTCATTTAGGCACTATGCCTTCTCAGCCTGCACAGTGCAATTGCTCATGCTAGGGAGATTCAACATGCTATGTGAAATCCAATTAAAGTAACTAATCATCCTTGGCATCCTGAATCACACAACTGAAGTGCAGAACCAcacaacaatttcttcttgGTCAACAATTTCAAGTCTTTTATTCAAACAAGTGAGTTACAAGGGCTTAAACTGGACCTGTTCCCTGTACTGTCTGCAACAGCATTCCTAGGATATTAGTAAAGCCAGGAGGCCACACTTCCCTCAATTCATGAATTCTCccaacccaccaaaacaaacatttttaccCTAAATGCTGTAAACACATCAGGTTCATCAGAATTTGGGAACCCGCATGAATTATCATCTTCAGACACTTGTCGAGGATACCTGGAGTTATAAACAGATGGGAACAGTCCATAGAtctgagaaagcaagaaaaagtattaaaaaaaaaaaatcagcacaaaTAAAACCTGGCATTCCCTTCCTATCATTCATCCAAGGCCTGTTTGACTTGTTCCTGGCTACTGTTCATGACTATATGCCAGAATGCCCAGGCCCACTGTCACTCCTCTGATAGCATCAGCACAACCTGCTGAACTGAACATGAGACATAATACAGAAGCTCATTTGCCACTGGTGCACTGAGTGATGTTCAACCTCTTTCTTACCCCTAACCATTACCCATGACACACTGAGAGCACTGCTGATCCTTCTGGGCAGTGCTTTGAGTCACTTGGGATATAAGCTCTGCACAGATGCAATAGTCTGTCTCCCCATCTCTTCATTTCAGacaagggaaaggaagaagttaaagCAGGCTCACTCACCAAGGAGCTGCTGAGCTCTTTTCTTGGCTTCAGTAAAAGGGCGCTCTGATCCACAGCCCAGACAGCACATGTGGACCCAGGAGCTGCCAGCATGTGGAGACCAACCTGTGAATCAGGAAGGGTCTCGGGCGTTGAGAAGCCCAGCTCCACCTGGATGGGAAGAATACAGGCAATAGGTGAGTGACATTTCTGTTGCTGGCCACCCTACCACTTCCTGAGCAGGGAAGGGACCTACATGAAGAGAGCTTCCAAGGCCTTGCATGGAAAGATGGGGAATTTCCCAAGATGCCCAGAGGTATTTAAAAACCATCACTTTGAGGTTCTAACAGGAAAGATGGCAGAGGGGGAACCATCATTGTACACAGTTCACAGTACTGAAGACATTCCTGTATCAGAACTTAGTGCTCTCTTTACCCAGCGAACCAGCCAGCCATGATCACACACCTCACACAGCTgtctttctgctccttttggAGCCTCAGATTAATATTATAAGCCTAGACCTTATGTCCAGGCTCCTTGTGCGGTATATCTGTTTCCTGAAGCACTTGCTTGGATCTGACTGCCCGTGACAGATAGACAGCTGTGGAGCAGCAGTAATTCCAGTCCTCAGAAGTTCATCTTTTGAGCACAAGACACAGCCAAGAAAGCAGATTCCTATGGGTGTCACAAAGACCACATCACTCAGCCCTTTCTGGACAGCCAGTAAAATCCACTTCTTTCATCAGCCACTCTCAGCTGTCTTTTTGACACCACATACTAACAAGTTTAGGtgtctgcaggagcagcagagcagccttgAACTCTCCTGGGAATCACAATAGTaacctgtgctgggctgtgatCCTATTGGCTTGCAGTTGTTATACAAGCCTACGGAGATAGACACAgcaattctctttctttctcaaacATTGCAGCAGCCCTCATAACGCTCCACATGTACTTGCATCACAGCACACTTCACCATTCACATGTTCATGTGTCGGCATCCCACACATCATCAGCCACACAGAGCTACACATATTATGTATTCCTCAGTCTCTTCATTGCAACAGACACCTACACTCTCACACATTTAGTCAGGCCTCAGACACAAATCCTACCTTATTTCTGAAACACATGGAAACACTGAGGATGGCAGAATCAGCGATGATTTTTCCATTAGGGAAGATAACATAAATTACAAGCCTTGGAGCTGGTGCAGAGATCAAGCTGAAGGTAAGAGGGATGGAAAATAAGCCTTTCAGCACTAGatggaggagagagggaagaagagaaagtagATTTGTAGTGAAAATGGACTCTGATCAGCTTTTGCCATCCTGCATGTGCCTGTTTAGTTCCTTTCCTCAAGTCTTTCAGGACCAAGGAGATTTCTGGTGACCACTAAAACAATCAGCACACCTCTGGATCTGATATTCAAGACCAGCAAAAGACTCTTTCTGGTTCTGTTGATTGCCTCAAGGAGACAAAACAGGTATTTGGAGTTCAAGCTTAGCGCTGAGTAAGAATCTCATATATCTTTcaaagcctccaaacatcccccatcCCATCACCAACAAAGAGATGACCTTTGTCCCAAAGCACCTGTAAtttaggcttttaaaaaaaaagagctggagAAGTAGACAACAGTGAGTAAACACCCATCAAAATGACATACTATGGCATCCTAACTacttaaagattatttttagaCACAACTGCAAATTAAAGCAGGAGAGTTTTGATAGAGGGTAAGGCTATAGTTTCATGCCATTTGCAGGGGCAGCAAAAGGAGACTtctttgaaaatgaagaaaacagaggatGAGCCTATGGGCTGGAAAATGCTGAGTATTATTCTCTCAGTACCAAGCAGGAGGATAAAGGAAACATGAAACCTGGGAAGGCACATTGCTCTGATGCAACGGAAATTGGTGAGCCAGCTTTAAATGGAAAAGAGGCTTATGCTACGTATCCAAATAAGACGGGATGCCACAAAACACTGAATGCTTGCTAGACGTGAAACAGGGGAGTGCACTTACTTCTTGGCAGCCCAACCCAAACAGTCTTCTGACCTGCATGGACTATCCCTCTTTTCCCTGTGACCTAGTGAAGaatacagaaagggaaaagaatgcCAGTTGCAGTCTTTGAGATCACTGTGCAGATCAAAGTAATCCTGAAATTGGGGATTGAATGGGGGAAAGAGGAGGGATATGAGCTTTACTCACTCTCAGGTAGCAGAGAGAGCTGAAGGGATCAGAAGACTTGGGGAAGGACAGGTAAGGCCAATACATGCCCTGCAGCTGTGcagagcccaaaagaaaggTGCAGCCTTTGTTGCTATTACTACAGTCCCAGGATCAAaaccaagatccaacctcatgATGGCTGGACAAGCTACCTGATCTGGGCTGAGCCAAAGCTATCATATAACAGGCTTGAATCTGTAGGAGACGTTGATCTTGTGCCTTAAGCCATTACCTACTATCACTTCCCCAGAAACTCACAAAGTAGGAGAAAATGACACGCTTGGGCCCATGTTCCAGGTCCTCCTGGTAAATTCTGAAGTCCACCTGGACAGCCTGCTTTTTACCACAGGGCATCGTTTCTGGCACACGGACAATAGAGACAAAACTCCTGCTGGTGCTGTAGAAAGGACGTATGAAATGAGAGGCCCGCTGGTAACTCAAATCAGCTGTCCCAGGCTCTATATCCAAATCTTGATGCAGGACAATTGCCTGGTGAGATACACagatacacacaaacacacacacacacatacgaaaaggaaaaaaaaaaaaaaaaaggttacttTATGTAGTTAAGCAAGTCAGCTGCAAATCACCCTAGCTGCAGCTTGGTAAGAAGCTCAGATCAGGTCTGAGCAACATCATAGCAGAGGTCTCTGTGTGAAGAGCTTGTGAGAAAATCAATTTGgatctggaaaataagctctcagAGGGAGGCAAGATCCAGAACATGCTGAGGTGTTTCAGGTTTGAATTACTGTTCTTCAAGGAGCGGGGGAGATGTCTGTGGGGCAATAAACAGCTCTGAAATGCACATGTACCCCTGCCAACAAGACGAACACTTCCTCACTTACCTCCAGGGAGGCCAAGGTGCTGTTCCAAGCAGTCGTGTTCAGGCTAAATGAAGCTGTCCCAGAGTCCCCAGTGATATACTCCTGCTTAAATTGCTGCTCACTGCAGCTTACTAGAAGAAGGACTTTTTTGTGCTTcaatgccttgccttggtaGTCGATGACTTTAATCTGAGAACACAGTGGTGAGCAAGAGAAGTACAGAAGAGTCTAATCAGTGGACAGAATCTCTTACTTGTCTAAGGCAGGAGCTGAATTTCCAAAGACATCAAGGTCACCCTTTTAGTTGCTAACTATATGGTCAACACTGCTACTGGTCACCTCCTATTATCACTTGCACATGTTCATTCACGCCCATGCTCTCTATCCCTTCACAGCAGAAGTCCTCTCCGCTGCTGAAATTTCAAGTATTTGGCTTTGCACCCCACATATGGATCCCCACAGCTGTTACTACTCAAGGCTTATTTGGCAAATGGCAGTACAGGGTGTTTTTCTCACATTCAAGAGTTTTGTCTCTGGGAATCATTCAATGTCCTCCCAAGTCCCTGGCTGGACAAGACGCTAGGTAAGTTACTGTGAAGGCATTGCTCATGCTCCCCAATCCAAAGGACTGTATAACTGGGAATTACCTTCCCCCTGTACATCTCTCCAGTGTGGTAGTAAGACTTCACATCAGCAAACAAGGCCGTGCCGCCAATCTTGGAGATGAGTAATTTGTGGGAAGCATTGACATATATGTCTGAATGAAAGCAGTGAAACAGAAACATAAAGGAGGGAGCAAGGTAGACAAGCACAAATCAGCAATTTCCCGCAGAGTGACCCACTGGTAACACTGATGCACATGTTCAGCCACACATACTTCATACCAGGGAGATGATCTGCACAGGACTCTGGATATCTAGTCTTCTTCCCACTTCTTGCCCTTAGAGAGGTCCCTAAGCTTCATCACCTGAGACCACAGGCACTCACAGTGAGCGTGTCATGCCATCAGGAACCGGTGGCTCCGTCTGTATCTGTGAGCTTTCTGGGCTCAGAAAGCTCAGAGCCCTTGCTAGCCTGAAAGTCTCCAGTGTTCTTGGTAAGATTAGTGCATCTTCACATGCCTTTTACCAGCCACCAGAGATGTTTCCAGAGTTACCTGTGCCATTCTCCACCAGCGAGGCCTCTGCAACTATGCTGTCCTGATAGTACCGAAAGTCTCGAGTGAAGGAAGACAGAGTCACATTTGTGAAGAAGCAACCCATCTCATCTGTCTGATAgtacaaagagaagaaacaagatCTGAGCAAGGCATTTACGTTAGAAGTTACCCAAACaatgcagaaacagcagcacaaaaccCCTGGTCTCAGGGAGCTTGCCTTTTGACACAGCTGTCCAGGATGTGGAGCTTGCACGTGATGCACACGCAGTCATAGTCATCAGGCACAGTTACTAAGAGGCAGCACCAGTAGACCAGTGGCTAAACAGCCAAAACCACAGGGTAACACCACTATACTTCAGTTAAAGtctccagcagccctgccttACCCTGGGGCTAAGCACAAATATCTCTGAATACAGTTCAGCTCCTGCAAAGTATCTCACCTGATTGCTGAATTCCTGACAGAGATCAGGTTTGGAAGCACTGGGCAGAAACGGGGCTATCTTCTGACAAAGGCTCACATGAACTATGCCTTGGATGCGTTTCCCATAGGTGTATctgtttgggggagcagggaaaggaagagacagTCACACACACCAAGAGAACACAGCGCTTACTTTGCGTAGCCCTGGAGATTTTCACAATATAGCAAAAGAGTGACTGCGACACACCAGGCTCAGGAGCCCTGACTCAATAAGCAAGGCCAAGTTGGGGCACCGCAGTGATGGAAGATCAAGGGCTCTGTGATATAATCTGTTCTGGGAAACCAGAGTGTTGTAGGTGTCGACTCAACACAGAGCTCTGCACTTTACATCAGCATCACCTGCTATAACCCGAGAATATGCTGAAGGCATGCATCATCTTATGAGCAGAAGCATGGGTGATTAAGAAAGTGCCTTTCATCAAAAAAGCACCTTTACGTGAGGCTGTTAAACCTAGCATTGTCCTTGGACTGTACCTGGGGCAATTCCTTTTTGCCTCTCTCATTTCCGCTAGAGCATAATCTAGAAAAGCTTCCCTTCATTTCCCATGAGTTTGTTCTGCAGGGAGATGAATACCAAACATCTGCCATGTTCTGTCCCACAAATGGTTGCTTGTCAAAGGGTAGGTTGTTCCCCTAGGTTTTGTGTATAGAGACTCGTAGAGTGTTTTTCGAAAGGGGGCATTAGAGTACCAGGATAGTTATAGGAATGTTTTGTGTTGCATCAGAGTGCAGTTGTGGAAGATTCTGGCCTCCTGTAACTGAAGTGTAAGTAATTTCCCCCTCATGGTTACCTAGCCATCTTGTACTCATCAGGCCAGAAATTAACACAGAGCCATCCCTCCAAGCAGAATCCTCACCTGCCACATACCCGGAGTGGGAAGGTTTTATCTAGTGCATAAATCTGATTTGGCGCTTCAAAGGTCACTTCAAATTTTGGCAGCACTGGAAGGGAAGCAACAGGGAATGTAGGAAACACTGGCCAGGGACAGCATTTCCAGAGAATCAATGTGAAGATAGACTGTGATGAAGTAAGAGccaagaaatggagaaaaaagatagcaagaaggggaa
The Columba livia isolate bColLiv1 breed racing homer unplaced genomic scaffold, bColLiv1.pat.W.v2 Scaffold_83, whole genome shotgun sequence DNA segment above includes these coding regions:
- the LOC102098184 gene encoding alpha-2-macroglobulin-like protein 1 isoform X6; this encodes MRTAILLSLLLHMTAAFHQLHYLVVIPADLRYTSTQVACLHITCYEAKLQVNLVLECSAGHKLLVQETIQKEKTFMCTKFWVAPPADGTEEIATVKLIITGEGVSIEENKKVLIRKASSGTFIQTDKTIYQPGQTVKFRIVTLDEEFMALNDSISLFVQDPKNNQIEQWLNVLPQDGIADLSFQLSDEPLLGTYIINVTSAKACGSFSVEDYVLPKFEVTFEAPNQIYALDKTFPLRVCGRYTYGKRIQGIVHVSLCQKIAPFLPSASKPDLCQEFSNQTDEMGCFFTNVTLSSFTRDFRYYQDSIVAEASLVENGTDIYVNASHKLLISKIGGTALFADVKSYYHTGEMYRGKIKVIDYQGKALKHKKVLLLVSCSEQQFKQEYITGDSGTASFSLNTTAWNSTLASLEAIVLHQDLDIEPGTADLSYQRASHFIRPFYSTSRSFVSIVRVPETMPCGKKQAVQVDFRIYQEDLEHGPKRVIFSYFVTGKRGIVHAGQKTVWVGLPRMLKGLFSIPLTFSLISAPAPRLVIYVIFPNGKIIADSAILSVSMCFRNKVELGFSTPETLPDSQVGLHMLAAPGSTCAVWAVDQSALLLKPRKELSSSLIYGLFPSVYNSRYPRQVSEDDNSCGFPNSDEPDVFTAFREMGLKIMTNTNIRKPRVCPTTSSTTMLQERALFTSRPILLFAQPHKAYNTEHLTASMYQPTMFSPVSSAEEKVHKHFPKTWIWDLYSVGSSGNKNITVTVPNAITEWKVGMFCTGRDGFGLAPTSSLLVFKPFLVELSLPSSVIKGETFLLKATVFNYLQRCMKIQVTLEEFDHFQLKPCKGCVYSSCLCAKEAKTFQWSITAEQLGHMNITVSTEAVATEELCGEEIPYVPNQGQKDMMTKLLLVRPEGVLVERAHSSILCPKKGNPAQESVSLKLPLNVVEGSVRATISVTGDLMGTALQNMDHLVQMPHGCGEQNMVLFAPVVYLLQYLKKTRQLTPEIKERATGFLRNGYQIQLQYQHPDGSYSEFGTKDEYGNTWLTAFVVKCFVQAKPYIFLDNRTIQMALTWLELHQLPNGCFRNVGQLFHTAMKGGVDGEAPLAAYITAAYLEAGESPESTVVRKALDCIASSLPEAASTYTQALLAYTFALAKDSQRTQELLDILDRKAIRTGGQIHWSQTSSKPRPSTSTWSQPLSLDVELTAYVLLALLSKPNTTGSDLTTASGIVSWLTRQQNAYGGFASTQDTVVALQALAKYAALTYDTEGVAEVRVRSQRGFGRKFQVSYQNRLLVQEAALTEVPGKFLVQAHGSCCVFTRMVLRYNMPSPQVSTSFALQVKTKPVNCTEDDTHSVTVYVNVRYTGKRATSGMVIVEVSLLSGFVLAPGSQMSLQHWHPVRRTENTQGGVAIYLDKLSHESETYVLHLEREIGVTNLKPGHVRVYDYYHPEEQALADYNVFCI